A single window of Athene noctua chromosome 1, bAthNoc1.hap1.1, whole genome shotgun sequence DNA harbors:
- the RNASEH1 gene encoding ribonuclease H1 isoform X1, with amino-acid sequence MLRWLVAVLSHSCFVSKGDSMFYAVRKGRRTGVYRTWAECQEQVNKFPSSSFKKFATERDAWAFVRAGLPEQEQLLEPAGGAHGPLAVTQENGSQRGEPETNILCCNTCKRPYEQSTNEEHGAKRIKQDEVYSVPTVSEDKFSYMGDFVVVYTDGCCSGNGRNRARAGIGVYWGPGHPLNTSERLPGRQTNQRAEIHAACKAIEQAKSQNIKKLIIYTDSKFTINGITSWVDNWKTNGWRTSSGGSVINKEDFERLDNLSKGIEIQWMHVPGHAGFQGNEEADRLAREGASQPKS; translated from the exons ATGTTGCGGTGGCTCGTGGCGGTGCTCAGTCACTCCTGTTTTGTCTCCAAGGGTGACAGTATGTTCTACGCGGTGCGCAAGGGCCGGCGGACGGGCGTCTACCGCACCTG GGCGGAGTGTCAGGAGCAGGTGAACAAgttcccctcctccagcttcaaGAAGTTCGCCACTGAGAGGGACGCCTGGGCCTTCGTGCGCGCCGGCCTCCCGGAGCAGGAGCAGCTGCTCGAGCCGGCA ggaggggcaCATGGTCCTCTAGCTGTAACACAGGAAAATGGTAGCCAGAGAGGGGAACCAGAAACAAACATCCTGTGTTGCAATACGTGTAAAAGGCCATATGAACAGTCTACAAATGAAGAACACGGTGCAAAGCGGATAAAACAGGATGAAGTATACTCAGTGCCAACAGTCAGCGAAGATAAATTTTCATATATGG GTGATTTTGTAGTTGTTTACACAGATGGTTGTTGCTCAGGGAATGGACGTAATAGGGCACGTGCTGGAATAGGTGTCTATTGGGGACCAGGCCACCCTTT AAATACCAGTGAAAGACTTCCTGGACGGCAGACCAATCAAAGAGCAGAAATACAT GCAGCCTGCAAAGCAATAGAGCAAGCAAAGAGTCAAAACATCAAGAAACTCATTATCTACACTGATAGCAAGTTCACTATTAATG GTATTACGAGCTGGGTTGACAACTGGAAAACAAATGGCTGGAGAACAAGTTCAGGAGGAAGTGTAATAAATAAAGAAGATTTTGAAAGACTTGATAATCTATCAAAAGGCATAGAAATTCAGTGG ATGCACGTTCCCGGTCATGCTGGCTTCCAAGGAAATGAAGAAGCTGATAGACTAGCAAGAGAAGGAGCTAGCCAACCGAAGTCCTGA
- the RNASEH1 gene encoding ribonuclease H1 isoform X2, translating into MLRWLVAVLSHSCFVSKGDSMFYAVRKGRRTGVYRTWAECQEQVNKFPSSSFKKFATERDAWAFVRAGLPEQEQLLEPAGAHGPLAVTQENGSQRGEPETNILCCNTCKRPYEQSTNEEHGAKRIKQDEVYSVPTVSEDKFSYMGDFVVVYTDGCCSGNGRNRARAGIGVYWGPGHPLNTSERLPGRQTNQRAEIHAACKAIEQAKSQNIKKLIIYTDSKFTINGITSWVDNWKTNGWRTSSGGSVINKEDFERLDNLSKGIEIQWMHVPGHAGFQGNEEADRLAREGASQPKS; encoded by the exons ATGTTGCGGTGGCTCGTGGCGGTGCTCAGTCACTCCTGTTTTGTCTCCAAGGGTGACAGTATGTTCTACGCGGTGCGCAAGGGCCGGCGGACGGGCGTCTACCGCACCTG GGCGGAGTGTCAGGAGCAGGTGAACAAgttcccctcctccagcttcaaGAAGTTCGCCACTGAGAGGGACGCCTGGGCCTTCGTGCGCGCCGGCCTCCCGGAGCAGGAGCAGCTGCTCGAGCCGGCAG gggcaCATGGTCCTCTAGCTGTAACACAGGAAAATGGTAGCCAGAGAGGGGAACCAGAAACAAACATCCTGTGTTGCAATACGTGTAAAAGGCCATATGAACAGTCTACAAATGAAGAACACGGTGCAAAGCGGATAAAACAGGATGAAGTATACTCAGTGCCAACAGTCAGCGAAGATAAATTTTCATATATGG GTGATTTTGTAGTTGTTTACACAGATGGTTGTTGCTCAGGGAATGGACGTAATAGGGCACGTGCTGGAATAGGTGTCTATTGGGGACCAGGCCACCCTTT AAATACCAGTGAAAGACTTCCTGGACGGCAGACCAATCAAAGAGCAGAAATACAT GCAGCCTGCAAAGCAATAGAGCAAGCAAAGAGTCAAAACATCAAGAAACTCATTATCTACACTGATAGCAAGTTCACTATTAATG GTATTACGAGCTGGGTTGACAACTGGAAAACAAATGGCTGGAGAACAAGTTCAGGAGGAAGTGTAATAAATAAAGAAGATTTTGAAAGACTTGATAATCTATCAAAAGGCATAGAAATTCAGTGG ATGCACGTTCCCGGTCATGCTGGCTTCCAAGGAAATGAAGAAGCTGATAGACTAGCAAGAGAAGGAGCTAGCCAACCGAAGTCCTGA